CATGCCGATCACACTCCAGCTCGACGGTCTTCGGGTGAAGGCACCGTACGACGAGTGGGCGGACCGAGTGGCTGAGGTCAAGGTCTTCGGGTGGAAGCTCCGGGAAATCGCGGATATCAGGCAGTCTGAGATGGACGATCACATACTAGTGAAAATCAAACCTAAGAGCGCGGTGACCGGATGATCACACCACCCAGACGACGATGACCAACGACTCCCCCACTACCACGTGATCACCTAAGGGCTTTCCGAACACTGTTTTCCTGCAACCCAGGTAGTCTAGACGGTCACATAACTCGCGGACTTACACCACGACCGATCACGAGCCGATGGACCGTCGGTCTCCACACCATTCCACCTCGGAAGTATCCTACGTCACCAGCGCTAGATCGTCAGGCGGCCTCCCGCTGTTTCACCCTGTCGTATAGGCCTATCCGCTCCCGCCAGTAGCGACGAGCTTCTTTCTCACCCCTCCAGAGACGCACGATGTGAAGGCCGTACCAAGCCGGCCACGGAGCCAACACGTCCGCTAGGATGTCTCGAACTGTTCCGGGTAACCCTCTGAGCACGCTATCGATTATTACTCTTCCGCCACCTGGCCGCCCAAGCCGACGCAACGGATTGAACTCGACAGACCTTAGGATCGAGTGAATCCGACTGACTCCTTCTCTCACTATCTCCTCAAGCTTTCGGAGCACCTCCGCACGGTGCTTGGCGGACATTTGCGTGAGTCGCCTCAGCACCGGTACGAGGGCCCTACGGACCGCCTTAGCCACGAACCACTTCGCCTTCCTATGCTCCGACAACCTCGGGGCCGCGAGTCTGATTGTTTCGAGCCATTCTCGGAGAAACCGAACTGATTCGTTGTCTTCTCTGCCTAAGTAGATGGTGCGGCCACGCTCGCCCTTCCGCGGCTTCCACCTGGCCTCGTAGTACGGCCCATACACCTTCCCGTTCACCGACCGGTACGACGCACCCAAGAACGGGAGGATTCCACGCCTCAACGTTTCCATCAACACCCGGAACACCCGAATCAACTCCACAGGGTCCTTCGGGACCTCCATCGGGATACCCAACCGGACCGGGTCGAGTATCGGCGGTCCTCCAGGTCTGACGTTCATTCGATACCCCCCACTCCTGGCGCCGAGCGCATTTAAAATTCTTCCGATTACAGACGCACAATATTGGCGTTGAGCTTAAGTTTGTGCGAACGTCTAATTCTCCCAACAGAACCACCGGGACCGTCAGAACCACGGCATCCGTGTGTGGTGTGTGAGGGGAGTAAATGATTTAACTGACCCGGTCGAGTCCACGGTCAGACCAACGCTCGCACAAATGGGAATGGTTGGAGAGGAGGGCAAGAGGGAGGCTCCCACCGGTCGGGGGTCGAGGCCCATGAGCCGCGGCACCAAGGCCGGCATCTACCGAGATGTACTCGTTATTGAAGTTTTCCCCGGTGCAGTCCCTGACACCGGAACGCTCCGAGCCTTGAGCGATAGAGATCGTAGGCTACTCCTAGCAGCGGCCGGATACGACGTAACCGAGTTCTGGGCTAGGAGTTTCATAGGACTGCTCTTCGATCACCCGACGCCTCTCGTTAGGGCATCCGAGAGGCACGAGAAATTGCTACCGGAGGCGACGGTGGTAGCGGTCCGCGAGTTGTGCGATCGTATTGAGCCCGAGAAGCTACTGGAAATCCGTAACCGTGTGGCTTCAGGAGAGACTCCGAGGGAAGCCGTACGCCGTGTCCTCGGATCCAAGATGGCCGGAGCCGTTTCCAGACTGCTCGGACGTGTGATGGGTTACGTACAGTCCGACCCGCTCTCCGTGTCCATCACCCTCCAGGTGTTAGGCGCTATGATTGCAGCGGGTAAACGCCTTGAAGATGTGTCATCGGTCTTAGTCGTTATCCCGGACTTAGAGCACGTACGCATCGACGGATACCGGTTAGCACGTCGAGTTTACTCCAACCTCCTAAGGGCGATGAAGTCCCTCAGGCACCACTTCAACCCACGAGTTAGGGTGCGAGTGTACGTAGCCACTGGTGATAAATTGGAACACCCAGCAGGAAATTCTATAGAAGAAGAGCTGATCGAGGCGTACGAGGAGCTCTCAAGAAAGCCCACCGTTAGACGCTTCTTCCCGGAGCGTGGTTACTTCACCGAGGTGCCTTGGGACCGTGCGCTTGCCGAGTTTTTTGTGCGAGTCATCCGAAGGGAGCTTCACCGTAGATCTCTGAAGGTCGCCCGAGCCGCGAAGCGTGAGGGTACCTCGGGGAGAGAACTGTCTGAGGTGTACGGTAGGGAGTACGGCAAGTGGTTGAGTAGGTGGTTCAAACGAGGTCGTCGGTGGTTGAGTTTTCACAGACCTAGCCCGGCACTCTCCGATATCTCCTGCTACTTCGTAGCGTCAGAGGCGGGAGTGGAGGGTTATCACGAAAAGTTCCTGATAAAGATACTTAGGAAGGTCGTAAGGGAAGTCGTCGAACGTGGGGTAACGGGACGGCGACTTGTGCGAAGGATAGTCAGAAAGGTCGCCAGAGCCATGAGGAAGAACTTCAGGGTTAAAGGGGAAACACGTGAAAGTATCCTCCACATGGCTAAGCTACTCAGCGGTAGACGCAGATCCGCGTTAGGCGGTAAGACTCTACTAGAAGCGTTCGGAGCTCCTCCACCGAATTGAAAGTACCTTT
Above is a window of Methanopyrus sp. SNP6 DNA encoding:
- a CDS encoding DUF1678 family protein, with product MNVRPGGPPILDPVRLGIPMEVPKDPVELIRVFRVLMETLRRGILPFLGASYRSVNGKVYGPYYEARWKPRKGERGRTIYLGREDNESVRFLREWLETIRLAAPRLSEHRKAKWFVAKAVRRALVPVLRRLTQMSAKHRAEVLRKLEEIVREGVSRIHSILRSVEFNPLRRLGRPGGGRVIIDSVLRGLPGTVRDILADVLAPWPAWYGLHIVRLWRGEKEARRYWRERIGLYDRVKQREAA